The sequence TAAATGAATAATACTTCACTAATTTTTTTGTTGATATTAGTTATATTATTGAAGTTTTGTGCTTTGTTCaacataaatattaaattattttatttgattgaTTTGTCCTAAAAGACGAATAACCCGAACTGAAACTCAGTAGAGATCAAGTCAAAGTTTGAAGTAATACGATACCTGCAACCTTCAAATCCTGGATACGCCTCCGATCACAAATATTACATAACACAcattttatgaataaaattcgATTTCACAATAAAACTACTACCAAATTGGATGAAAAGTATACagttaggggtgttcataaaaacccaaaaaagcAAACCAAATCGACCAAAAAACCCGATATTTTTAGgcttggtttgattttgattttaaattttaaaaatcgatcaaatttggtttgattttaataaaaatataaccgaaaaaaataaaccaaactGACTATAGAAGTAGCctttaaacacacacacacacacacacacacacatataatatataatgtttctaaaattttatggcacatattagtcgtttgtatttagtctagttctttgctattataataatctaattgtttgcatttacattctagtttgattgatagttttcttttgctacgtacaaaaaattattatgttaaaaataattaatttttaattaagtacttaaattattcatcactatttgattcaattatcaccaatatattttggtaaatgatagatttctaaAAGAGCAATTAGTTTAATAGTGTTACATTGAAAATGTAGTCGCCAGAATATGTATTTGGTAGTGTATgcctcatatttaagaaaaaacccgataaataacccaaaaaactaaaaaaatctaCAAAACCGAATCAATAAAAAACCAACTTAatttgtttggtttggtttggttccgaTCCGACTTATTTGTAGGGAtgtcaatggatattcgaaaaccgaCTAAATCGACCGAACCGCACcgcaccgaaccgatttttaccgtaggtttttatataaatttataaccgcaccgataattagggtagttttttattttataaaagtaaatcgaaaaaataccgaaccgtaccgaataaattttacatgtgaaaaatatatttatctagtaagtataaaaataataatgcattaaatttttctttgggccttggaattatgaaaacttttataagtcaacaagtaattaaactcaaaatactaatttctaaaacctattatgctacttctatttaaactaagttatttcaagtatttttattagcaagacacaaagtattatAGCGATTACGAGTAGCAATCTACAATGTTTTGAATATGCTTCCTTTcatatcatctttcatttttttaattcatcaccctttaaatagtaaaaatatctaAAGAGTtgtgctaagtcctataaaagaatgTATGTTATTGCATTTTACTTCTATTGatgaattttacatgatattttaaaaaataccgaaaattaaccgaaccgtactgataccgaagagaaaccgacatgattgatATGGTTTCGAAAAGTTTAATTttagttatacataatagaataactgaaaaattggtatgatacaaattttataaaataaccggccgaaccgaactATTGACACCCCTACTTATTTGGTTTGATATCTTTTTAGAGAAAAACGAATCCAAATCGAATCATTAACACCCTACAGTTATCCAAGCCCTCGAAAAAAATTTACTTCCCGATTTTAACTCAATTCCAATCGAGATTCCAGGAAAATTTAAATAGAAATTGAATATTTTAGGTCTTAATTAATTGCCATGTCGCCATTCAAAGGACGCATCGGGGCATGTGTAATAGTCAAAAAGCAGTTGTATATGTGAGTTACTTAAATGAATGACAcccattctttctttcttttctttttttgttaaagaaagaacaaaaattgCATAATTATAATGCTACCTACTGATAAGTGAATGTCCCCTTTTCCCTGTAAAAATCAACTGTTGTCATAATTTCATTTGTTATTGAGGAGATTGCACATTTACTGTAATTGTGAGTACTTCCTTAATTTGCAACACATTTTGGCTAAAATTGTCAAATTATGCATATTTGTAACACATAATATTACGACTAGTAATTAATTATTGAAATTGGCTTCTTGGGGAAAAAAATAATATTGGAAGGAGCATTAAATAAAAAGGTGTTGTTGAATGTTGATCTAGGAATTtattaaattttgtttttattttcaccTATTAAATTTGGTTTAAATGCACagcaactttgaaataaatctcAAACATAAAGTCTCACTCACGAACCAGTAGATTTATCCAATCCAAtcgaaaaagtaaaagaaagctCCTTATCCAATCTAAAACAAAAAGTCTTAGGCGGGAAAGCCAAgtaaattcaaatttcaaatcctTCCTTATCGTTCCCTTAAATTCCAACAGTacccaaaattcaaaaactaaagaAGGAAAACTGAATGCCCATGTTCAATTCGTGACAATTTCTCAATCTCAGGTATGTTTTGCCTTCcaatttttgctctttttttctttgaatttcgTTGTTTCTCTTCCAATTTTTTGCCTTCTTATTGACTAATGAATAAATagcagagatggattttgataaTATGAAAAGGAAGGAACTACAAGCCCTATGCAAGAAACATGGAATTCCTGCAAATTTAACTAACTTGGAAATGGCCAACAAACTTTCTTCAATTATTAAGGTAATGAgtatttctttttcgttttttgagttaaaatagaaattttgaGTTGTTGGTTAAATTTTTGTTATTATGGTATGGGCAGGTAAATGATGAAAAGCCCTTAACTCAAGGGCGGTCATGTTTAAAGGTTTTCGATGAGGCTGTGAATGATAGAGAGTCTGATGTTGTAAATAGGACACTAAAGAAAGTGAAGTTTAGTCCCGAGAATGAAATTTTCGAGTTCACAAAATTGGTTGAAGTGAAAAGTAGAGGGAGGAGGAAGTCAATGTTGCACAATAACAGCGTGAGTGTTAGGAGTGATGGTGTAAAGATAGGCATTTTGGATAGTCCAGTTAGGGTTACGAGGTCGCGGGGTATGAATTTGGAAGATGGTGTTAGTGAGAAAAAGGGAAGGACAAGGCGTACAAAAGATAACGTACTTTTAGTGAATGAGAGTGAGGATGAAGTTGGAATGACCAAGAGACGATCTTTGAGGAACAAAGAAGTAGTATCAGCACAGGAAAGAAGGGAGGAAAATGAGGGTGTGAATGAAGGTTTAAGGACGAGTAGAAGAGTTAAAGGTGAGATAAATGCTAACAAGAGTGCAGAAGAATTGGATAAAAGGACGAGTGAAAAAGAAATTGATAGGGCAGAGAAGAGGGACAAGAAAGTCACGTTCGCTAGTGATGATCAGATAATGGAGTGCATGAAAGCTGAAACGAAAGCCAAGGAGATGAAAAGAGGAGGGAGAAGGAAATCGATTGCTCATACTCAGACCTCGCATGTCCAAAATGAGGTAGATGCTAAAGTAAGGGACGAGGTTTTGGAGAAGCCAGCAGAACGGATAACAAGGTCTCAGAACTTGAAATCAGTTGAGGATTATGTGAGTAACAAAAGGAACCAAACGAGGGGTAACGAAGTTACTGAGAGAAATGTAAAACTGCTTTGTACAGAATTTGTTGAATCTTCAGTTGAAGCTGCCAACAATGAAGTTAAAGTAACCACAAGAAGGTCTCAGCAGAATAAAGTGGTGGAGGAGGCATCCCAAACGGCTTTGAAGAGGTCAAAAAGGCAAGCTACTAAGACGGAGGGTGCAAGATTCACAGTTGAAGCTGCCAATGATGAAGTTAAAGCAACCACAAGAAGGTCTCAGCAGAATAGGGTGGTGGAGGAGGCACCTCAAATGGCTTTGACGAGGTCAAAAAGGCTACATAATAAGGTGGAGGGTGCAAGGTTGACTGATGATATTTCTAAAGATAAGATGGTTACTAGGGACAGGACTAGAAATCAGTCTAACTTGGTTGTAGAAGCTTCGACATCAGAAGTGGTTCCTCAACTTGATGAACAGGTAGAAGTTCCTCTTAGAAGAAGCGATAGGCGCAAATCTGTTTTTCCTTTGGAGAAATTGAGAAGTGATGAGGCTGTGGCTGTAAAGGAGAAAAGAAACTTAAACGTTAAGGATGACGAGATGGAGAATAAAGGTAAAAAAGACGAACCCCTGAGGGCATTGAAGCGGTCAAAAAGGCTTGCTACACAAGTGGAAGACTCAGTATTGGCGAAAGATGATATTGCTGAAAATAAAGTGGTTGATAGAGGCATGACAGCAAGAAACCAATCTAACTTGAAAAGAAACGTTTCTTCAGTGGAGACTCGGTGTAAAACGGACAGGCCAACTGATTCTCAAGGGACAGTTGAAGTGGGTATCACACTTGAAGAACCGGGAGAAGCTCCTGTCAAAAGAAGTAATCGACGCAAATCTGTTGTTTCTTCTTTGGAGAAATTAAGAACTGATGAAGTTGCAGCTGCAAAGGACAAAAGAAATTTAGATGCTAATGATGACAACGTAAGGGTTAAAAGTACAAAAGATGAACCCCAGAAGGCATTGAAGAGATCAAAAGGGCTTGCGCAACAAGTCGAAGATTCTGTACCGGCTAAAGATGATATTGCtgaaaataaagtagaagagagGAGACGCTCTGGAAGGAGTGCTGCTAAAGCCCATGTAGACACCAAGATATTGGACGGTTCAGTGCAAGAAGAAATTGCAGTGGTAAAAGAAGAGAGGAGACGTTCTGAAAGGAGTGCTTCTAAAGCCTATGTAGACACCAAGATATTGGACAGTTCAGTGCAAGAAGAAGTTGCAGTggtaaaagaagagaagagacgTTCTGAAAGGAGTGCAGCTAAAGACAGTCTAGTCACCAAGATATTGGACAGTTCAGTGCAAGAAGAAATTGCTGTGGTAAAAGAAGAGAGGAGACGTTCTGAAAGGAGTGCTGCTAAAGCCAATGTAGTCACCGAGACATTGGATAGTTCAGCGCAGAAAGAAAAACCCGTGGTAAAAGAAGAGAGGAGATGTTCTGGAAGGACTGCTGCTAGTCTCACTCTTGTAACAGTTTCAGATGAAAAGAAGGAAAGTGGTGAGAATAAACTGACAAAGAGAAACTGCACCCCTGTTCCAGAAAAAAGATCTACCAAGAACAAGTTCGCCCTGCTAGATTTAGATTCTCTGAAACAGTCCACAAGTAGAGCAAAAACAAATGTGGAGGCAGCAGCAGTTGATGAAAAGACTATTACTGCTGGAAAGAAGCAGCAGGGTCAACAAAAAAGATCAAATTTGGAAGTAGAAGCTCCTACATCTGAGGACATGGAAATAGTCAGAGAGTCAGACAGTAAAGAGTGTGATATCTCAGGGTCAGAAGGTGCTACGAGCTTCTTAAAATCAGGATTGAATGAGCTTGAAGCTGTTAAAAATGATGTTAATATGGTTTTCGCTGGAAGCAAGGATGAAGCAGTTGCTGACTCGAACACACTAGCTGAAAATCTGAAGGAGAAAGGACCACTTGTAGATGCAAATGCTTCTCCGTCTGAAAATAACTCCACATTTAAATGCCCTCCATTCAGCGATCCATTCAGCTCCAATGGTAGTGTATCTGAACCTTAGTTAATATTATGCATTTTCTTGTGAAGAATGCTAATTCATTCTTTTGTGTTTTGCAGCTAGACCCGATGAGAAAGTAGTTGATGAACTTTTGCAGTCTGACCATGAAGCGCCTCCAAGCAAAGGCCTATGTCCTAGTTCTGTTTTGGCTGATGATGCAATTCCAAAGGACATAACTTCTGACAAGCAGGAGCATGGTGCAATTGCAGCAGATGATGCAGAAGAATTTGATACTGAATTATCTAATGAAGTTATTGATAACTCTTCACTACACCATAGTGATAACATGGAAGAGAACCTTGAGTCTGGCCTTAAAGAACAATCAGAGACTGGATGTATTGTTGATGAAGGAGTAACTTATGGTGAACAGGAGCCTGCAAGCAATTTGGCTGATGATGCAGTTCCAAATGATTCAACTCTTGACAAAAAGGAGCATGGTGCAATTGCAGCGGATAATGCAGATGAATTTGGCACAGGATTATCTAATGAAGTTCTTGATAACTATTCACTAAACCAGAGTGATAATATGGAGGACAACCTTGAGTCTGGTTTCAAAAAACAATCAGAGACTGGATTTATTGTTACTGAAGGAATAGCTTCTGGTGAACAGGAGCTAACTGTAACGAACTATGCCAGAGAGTTTGATGCGGGGTTGTCTAGTAATGTCTCATTGGCCAGTGTAGGTGCTTTCAATCTGAGCAATGAGATGGAAGTTAAAAATTCTGAATCTGGTCCTCCCATGGAAAAAGCAGAAACTGGATTTATTGCTAAATGTGATGGAGATGCACCTACCTTCACAACTCAAGGTGAATTACATGCAGAAGGATTTGCAAAGTTGGAGGAGGCTACTAAGGAATTCTTGCCAATATCTCAACCTGATAATGATGGTATGCTTTGTTAATGTTTGGTTATGAATGTTTCTACCTATTCTTTGCATTTCACTAGCTGTTGACTCAACGTTTGAATGTAGCAGCAGGCCTTTCTAGTGCCGTCACTTTTGAGAAATCTTGTGATCATGGAAAGCAATCAACGTTCAGGCCCAGGAACAGTCTTGATTGTGGTATCCAAACTTCTTCGGAGCTAGCTAAATATAATGAAGGTGAGTACTTGGATGATCAGGAAAACGAACTGGATGAGGGTGTGAGATCCATAGAGTTCGAGGCTACTGAAGGACAAGAAGAGATTATTGATGATGAGCAGCTCAGAAACAGCAATGACAATGAAGACGGGTACTTGGAAGATCAGGAAAATGGACCTGATGAGGGTGCGAGATCCATAGAGTTCGAGGCTACTGAAGGACAAGAAGAGATTATTGATGATGAGCAGCTCAGAAACAGCAATGACAATGAAGACGGGTACTTGGAAGATCAGGAAAATGGACCTGATGAGGGTGTGAGATCCATAGAGTTCGAGGCTGCTGAAGGACAAGAAGACATTATAGATGATGAGCAGCTCAGAAACAGCAATGATCATGAAGACGGGTGCTTGGAAGATCAGTATAATGAACCTGATCAAGGTATGCAGCAGCTTGGACACAGCAATGACAGTGGAGGCTCAGTTGAGGCGGTTGCTTCCGAGAAAACCGTCTCAAGTCCAATAAAAGCAGTTCTAGATTTTCAAGGTAGGTAGTATTTTCTCATCTCATACTGGTCATAGGAATTTCATACGTATTACATTGTGATGCTCTGTTGAAACATAGTAGTATTTTCCCTTTAAGCAAGAGCGACTGTTATGCTCTTCATAATGATTAAACTTTGCAGTTAAGTAATCGAATCTATCCTTTCCTTTTCTCCAATTTGCTTTTGAACTATTGTCATTGACATCTCTTTTAGTTGCAGAAACTGCTGTTGTTGGTGATGACATCGCATTAGAGGACAGTGATGAAGAGAAGCAAGGTAGTTATGATGCTTACTTACCTTCTTGTTCTCTTTAATTTGCTCATTTCTATACCTTCTGTTGCAACAGGTGAAGAACTTAAAGTTTTGTTTGCCACTCCTTGTGATGTTTCACattctaaagaagaatcaaaagcTTCTTTGGAAGGTGATTCAAGgttgaaagaaaataaagttacTTTGGATAAAAAGGTCAACAATAGGGAATTTGATGAGAATCTCAACAGAAGGGGGCAAGGTTAGCTTCAGAATGCTTCTTTTTACATGTGTCATTTGTGTAATTTATTGCTGTAATTCACTTTTAATTCCCGCATTTTGCTATGTGATTTTATGCAGCTTCTTCCGTCAGTGGTAATGATAACTCAAGTCTTCAAAGTTCTGTCCATTGTGATGAACATGGCCAAGGTTAGTCCTGGACTTCTTCTTCCCTAAAGATTATATGTTACTTACAGCTTGATTTTACTATATGTTACAGgagaaattttgaaaagtttgttTGCCACACCATTTGGTGGTGGAAGCAACAAGGTAGAAATAGCAACTTCTATCGAGTTGAATGAGACAAGCAGTCAATACACGCACAGTGGCCATGCAAATGAGAACAGTTAGTTTTTCTTCCTTAATATGATTTCCAAGCCATTTTATTACTTGATTTATGTTCTTTTATGAAGCCCTATTTTGAAATTTAGGTTGTTGAGAACAAGCCAGTTAATGTCATTGCCAATTTGCCTGCAGTTCTTTTTAAATCATCATTCACCATATTCATTAATCACTTTGTAAGTATCTTTTGACATGCAGCTTTTCCCTCTGCAGGCAATGGCTTGACACAATCTGTAACTCCTTTAAAAGACACATCTAATGACGAAGAAGGTATTTCTAAACTCATTTCCTGGTTATGTAAAATTTCATAAAGCATGTCTAACTCATTAACTTGATGCAGCCGGAGAAGAGCTAAAACGTTTGTGTGCTACGCCTTTATTTGTTTCACGATCCATTGGAGGCGAATCTTACCATTTTCAAAGCCAATTGAGTGGAGAAGCAATGACCATGGAAGAAGGACTCGGCTCCAGTGGAAAAAGAAATCCAAGTGTACCTGTCGGTGGATTGATTGAGGACGAGCAAGGTTGGTTCTGAAATCCCTTTCTTTTGATATGATCTTTTGGAAAAACCAGTTTCTGTTTGCCCTCTGGATTTTCTTGGTTGTTCTTCACTTTCTTTTTTGTTCTCTTTGGTTTCTAACATTTGCTTAGAGATGTCCATTGTAACAGGGGAACACCTAAAGAATCTATCTGCCTCACCAATCTCTGTGAAAAGCACTAATGAAGAGACTACTTCTACCAAAGGAAAGTATAGTCAGAGTCATGAAATGGAAACTTTTTGTAGCAGTGGATTAGAAAGAAATGTCGGTGAATGTGAAGATGGACTTGCTGGAGTCGACCAAGGTAGTAAATTATCCCCATTAACCATAATGTATTTAATTGCAGTTTGTGTTTGTGTTAGCTTCTTGTACTAACACCGAAGGCTTATTTTTCTTATAGCTCGTGAAATCTCACATATTGCTGCTTTCAACTATGATGATGGAAGTGAACAAGGTTAGTTCCGAAGTATCTCTCCTCCTATCATCTTCTGTTTGCTGCTTGATTGTGCATATTTAATAGCTTGAATTCCTGATGCACAGAAGATCAACTGAAAATGCCGTTTGCTTCACTCATCAATACCCAGACTCTGAATCAAATGGATGGAACATCAAGAAAGACAGAAGAGCTTTCTACTCAAGGGCTCTCCCATAACACAGGTTTAGCAGTTGCAAATCCAAGTGCTGTGGATCTGTCAGAGTCTGACAGCATACATTCTAAACAATCGGAAGACAATATTACAGAGTCTGAGTGCATTAAAGGATCCAGTTCTCTTGAAGAAGAGAACAACGAAGGTCAGGGTAATATGCTGTCTGCAACATCAGCTAAAAGCATGACTCCATTACGGAAAGATGAGCTTTCATCTCAAGAACCTAAGACAGCAGATGTTGCAATGTCGGGAGAAATGGTTAGAGACCAAGGGATGAATACAAGACCTGAGAGCAGGTTTCAGGAAATGGTTGACATAGAGGAACACGGAACTGATGAAATAGTGGCTGACAGGGATTTGTTGCTAAGAGATACCTCTAAAGCTCTGGAAGAAGACGTTGATGTTGAAATTGCAAACCAAAGCACTTTTGCTGTTATTTCAGAGCCTATATTCAACGATGCTGATTTTTCTGAAGAGCAAATGCTGGAGATTAATAAGAGTAGTCCTGAGTCCAGCAAACCATCTGATGATGTCTACAATGAAGAGAATACTGAAGATCACTTGAAACTGCTGTTTGCTACACCAATCAAAGGAACAAGTCCGTCCAGATTGAGTGAAGCTTCTACTTGTCAACTGAAGACAGCAATGATTACAATTGCTTCTGAAATGGTTGGTAGGGAGCCTAAGTGCAAAGGGTTTGAATTTTCTGGAGAGCCAGTAACTGTGGAGATCATTGATGGAAGCTGTGAGAGTAGAAAAGGATCTCGCTTACTCAAGGAGAATGAAGAACAGGTCAAACGAGGGGCTTTGTTTGCTACACCATCCAAAAGCGCAAGTCCGCTTCAATTGGAGGAAAGTTTTGGTTGCCTATTGGATACAACAGAATTAGCTCTCTCGACTAAAGGCATTGATAGCAAGGCTAGGAACAAAAGTCTAGGCTGTCCTTTAAGAACCATGGAAGCAAAAGAAAGTTGTGAGCCTTCTAAAGACAGTGAAGCATTGGAGCACATTGAAAGTTCTCTTCAGGAGCCCGAAATTGAGGAAGCAGTGGCTGGCAAGGATTTGTTGCTAATAGATACCTCTGAATATCCGGAAGAGAATATTTATGTTGAAATTGCAAACAAAAACACTTCAGCTGTTATTTCAGAGCCTGCATGCGACGATCTTGAATTTTCTGAACAGCAAATGGTGCTGGAGACCCATAAGAGCAGTCCTGAGTCAATCAAACAGTCTGACGCTGTCAATGAAGAGAATAGTGAAGATCACTTGAAACTGCTGTTTGCCACACCAAACAAAGGAACAAGTCCTTCCGGTCCCGAGTCCTTCAAACCATATGATGCCATCAATGAAGAGAATAGTGATGATCACTTGAAACTGCTGTTTGCTACCCCAATCAAAGGAACAAGTCCTTCCAAATTGGATGAACATTTTACTTGTCAATTGAAGACAGCAA is a genomic window of Nicotiana tabacum cultivar K326 chromosome 16, ASM71507v2, whole genome shotgun sequence containing:
- the LOC107832317 gene encoding uncharacterized protein LOC107832317 isoform X14; amino-acid sequence: MDFDNMKRKELQALCKKHGIPANLTNLEMANKLSSIIKVNDEKPLTQGRSCLKVFDEAVNDRESDVVNRTLKKVKFSPENEIFEFTKLVEVKSRGRRKSMLHNNSVSVRSDGVKIGILDSPVRVTRSRGMNLEDGVSEKKGRTRRTKDNVLLVNESEDEVGMTKRRSLRNKEVVSAQERREENEGVNEGLRTSRRVKGEINANKSAEELDKRTSEKEIDRAEKRDKKVTFASDDQIMECMKAETKAKEMKRGGRRKSIAHTQTSHVQNEVDAKVRDEVLEKPAERITRSQNLKSVEDYVSNKRNQTRGNEVTERNVKLLCTEFVESSVEAANNEVKVTTRRSQQNKVVEEASQTALKRSKRQATKTEGARFTVEAANDEVKATTRRSQQNRVVEEAPQMALTRSKRLHNKVEGARLTDDISKDKMVTRDRTRNQSNLVVEASTSEVVPQLDEQVEVPLRRSDRRKSVFPLEKLRSDEAVAVKEKRNLNVKDDEMENKGKKDEPLRALKRSKRLATQVEDSVLAKDDIAENKVVDRGMTARNQSNLKRNVSSVETRCKTDRPTDSQGTVEVGITLEEPGEAPVKRSNRRKSVVSSLEKLRTDEVAAAKDKRNLDANDDNVRVKSTKDEPQKALKRSKGLAQQVEDSVPAKDDIAENKVEERRRSGRSAAKAHVDTKILDGSVQEEIAVVKEERRRSERSASKAYVDTKILDSSVQEEVAVVKEEKRRSERSAAKDSLVTKILDSSVQEEIAVVKEERRRSERSAAKANVVTETLDSSAQKEKPVVKEERRCSGRTAASLTLVTVSDEKKESGENKLTKRNCTPVPEKRSTKNKFALLDLDSLKQSTSRAKTNVEAAAVDEKTITAGKKQQGQQKRSNLEVEAPTSEDMEIVRESDSKECDISGSEGATSFLKSGLNELEAVKNDVNMVFAGSKDEAVADSNTLAENLKEKGPLVDANASPSENNSTFKCPPFSDPFSSNARPDEKVVDELLQSDHEAPPSKGLCPSSVLADDAIPKDITSDKQEHGAIAADDAEEFDTELSNEVIDNSSLHHSDNMEENLESGLKEQSETGCIVDEGVTYGEQEPASNLADDAVPNDSTLDKKEHGAIAADNADEFGTGLSNEVLDNYSLNQSDNMEDNLESGFKKQSETGFIVTEGIASGEQELTVTNYAREFDAGLSSNVSLASVGAFNLSNEMEVKNSESGPPMEKAETGFIAKCDGDAPTFTTQGELHAEGFAKLEEATKEFLPISQPDNDAAGLSSAVTFEKSCDHGKQSTFRPRNSLDCGIQTSSELAKYNEGEYLDDQENELDEGVRSIEFEATEGQEEIIDDEQLRNSNDNEDGYLEDQENGPDEGARSIEFEATEGQEEIIDDEQLRNSNDNEDGYLEDQENGPDEGVRSIEFEAAEGQEDIIDDEQLRNSNDHEDGCLEDQYNEPDQGMQQLGHSNDSGGSVEAVASEKTVSSPIKAVLDFQETAVVGDDIALEDSDEEKQGEELKVLFATPCDVSHSKEESKASLEGDSRLKENKVTLDKKVNNREFDENLNRRGQASSVSGNDNSSLQSSVHCDEHGQGEILKSLFATPFGGGSNKVEIATSIELNETSSQYTHSGHANENSNGLTQSVTPLKDTSNDEEAGEELKRLCATPLFVSRSIGGESYHFQSQLSGEAMTMEEGLGSSGKRNPSVPVGGLIEDEQGEHLKNLSASPISVKSTNEETTSTKGKYSQSHEMETFCSSGLERNVGECEDGLAGVDQAREISHIAAFNYDDGSEQDQLKMPFASLINTQTLNQMDGTSRKTEELSTQGLSHNTGLAVANPSAVDLSESDSIHSKQSEDNITESECIKGSSSLEEENNEGQGNMLSATSAKSMTPLRKDELSSQEPKTADVAMSGEMVRDQGMNTRPESRFQEMVDIEEHGTDEIVADRDLLLRDTSKALEEDVDVEIANQSTFAVISEPIFNDADFSEEQMLEINKSSPESSKPSDDVYNEENTEDHLKLLFATPIKGTSPSRLSEASTCQLKTAMITIASEMVGREPKCKGFEFSGEPVTVEIIDGSCESRKGSRLLKENEEQVKRGALFATPSKSASPLQLEESFGCLLDTTELALSTKGIDSKARNKSLGCPLRTMEAKESCEPSKDSEALEHIESSLQEPEIEEAVAGKDLLLIDTSEYPEENIYVEIANKNTSAVISEPACDDLEFSEQQMVLETHKSSPESIKQSDAVNEENSEDHLKLLFATPNKGTSPSGPESFKPYDAINEENSDDHLKLLFATPIKGTSPSKLDEHFTCQLKTAMIATASEMVGKEPRRKGPEFSGEPLTVEIVTGGSSSTKGSCLFKENEEQFKGGPLIATPSKGTSPLQLEESPCCEEDIFKDMDGGKFLSSQEQSFAQYEDRQLLNEMIDDTGEATLNWFQTNDGSVLRETELETQKENDSVPQFELLHEKGEVTEEDALAEGQAHDRQMTSQESPEDEAAKGGSVSDAVCQQPNMLLSDIETENIPQESLRKTDGTSISAESGILDFDAESTTLRSQEKVIITLEETRGDEEQNLEVRNTSNAFQYNTPNNDEDANEISIVWPADKQFHFPEHNVIENVASTRELTASTNECQYDFKEVDLAVQRDRLTVFESNESTSMNVKDSVLTTQMDLPGILCEEALSESDQGKSCEANQQDEFSFDKKEHETTESVVSPSYKSRANISFIEEGFAGEDTLMSEKKIPWLKRKNHLPQQV